The Candidatus Goldiibacteriota bacterium HGW-Goldbacteria-1 genome includes a region encoding these proteins:
- a CDS encoding AbrB family transcriptional regulator → MYTITATEKGQIVIPVEIRKKMKIKKGTKIHVDLQGGTITLRPETTEYLQSLVGIFGKGGNVTDFLLEERAAEKRESEKRFKKWEK, encoded by the coding sequence ATGTATACTATAACAGCCACTGAAAAAGGGCAGATTGTAATACCCGTGGAAATACGCAAAAAGATGAAGATTAAAAAGGGGACAAAAATACACGTGGATTTACAGGGCGGCACTATTACACTAAGGCCTGAAACAACTGAATACCTGCAGTCGCTTGTGGGTATTTTTGGCAAGGGCGGAAATGTGACGGATTTTTTGCTTGAAGAACGCGCGGCGGAAAAACGTGAGTCAGAGAAAAGGTTTAAGAAATGGGAAAAGTGA
- a CDS encoding VapC toxin family PIN domain ribonuclease has protein sequence MGKVIIDTYSIAALLNAEKNYEEIFTHIDKFRQNRTRMLMSVINFGELYYFMLRKKGMQAAESLESMLAGIPIEIVEAGKEEVVMAARYKAYKKMSYADCFAAALAKIHKAPVLTGDKGFKEVEGEIKVIWV, from the coding sequence ATGGGAAAAGTGATAATTGATACGTATTCCATTGCCGCGCTGCTTAATGCCGAAAAGAACTATGAAGAGATATTCACGCATATTGACAAGTTCCGTCAAAACAGGACAAGGATGCTGATGTCAGTAATTAATTTTGGAGAATTATACTATTTCATGCTGCGAAAAAAAGGAATGCAAGCGGCAGAGTCGCTTGAAAGTATGCTTGCCGGCATTCCAATTGAAATTGTAGAGGCGGGAAAAGAAGAAGTTGTTATGGCGGCAAGGTATAAGGCTTATAAAAAAATGTCATACGCGGATTGTTTCGCGGCGGCGCTGGCCAAGATACACAAAGCTCCGGTTTTGACGGGGGATAAGGGATTTAAGGAAGTGGAAGGGGAGATAAAGGTTATCTGGGTGTAA
- a CDS encoding MBL fold metallo-hydrolase: MRFGAKEFKPYDKTSIRWLGLAGFHINCHGTNIMLDPVLQGFDMPLLIDMPVKARQVPRLDAVLITHSDNDHYSAATCAALKGVTKKFHSTIYGASLMKKEELPSVGHKIGNSFIVGPVKIKLTPVDHAWQNEQPGNTRRFKDSDACGFFIETPDGTIWAPGDSRLLKSHLHMPVPDAIFFDFSDNEWHFGIKGAVKLANAYPDTHLLLCHWGSVDAPDFTPFNADPKKLLGLVTNPSRVYVLAPGQEFILKRIKRRGVKA; this comes from the coding sequence ATGCGTTTTGGGGCAAAAGAATTTAAACCTTACGATAAAACATCCATACGCTGGCTGGGGCTTGCCGGTTTTCATATTAACTGCCATGGCACAAACATTATGCTGGACCCTGTCCTGCAGGGTTTTGATATGCCGCTGCTTATTGATATGCCGGTAAAGGCAAGACAAGTCCCGCGCCTTGATGCGGTTTTAATAACGCACAGTGATAACGACCATTACAGCGCTGCCACATGCGCCGCGCTGAAGGGCGTAACAAAAAAGTTTCATTCAACAATATATGGTGCTTCACTTATGAAAAAAGAAGAGCTGCCTTCTGTAGGGCATAAAATAGGCAATTCATTTATCGTGGGGCCGGTGAAAATAAAATTAACGCCGGTTGATCACGCGTGGCAGAACGAACAGCCGGGCAATACCCGCCGGTTTAAAGACAGCGATGCGTGCGGATTTTTTATAGAGACACCTGACGGTACAATATGGGCGCCGGGGGATTCTCGCCTTTTAAAATCGCATCTGCATATGCCTGTGCCCGATGCAATCTTTTTTGATTTTTCGGATAACGAATGGCATTTTGGGATAAAAGGCGCGGTAAAGCTTGCAAACGCGTATCCGGATACGCACCTGTTACTATGCCACTGGGGGTCGGTGGACGCGCCGGACTTTACCCCCTTTAACGCAGACCCAAAGAAACTGCTTGGGCTTGTAACCAACCCGTCCCGCGTATATGTTCTTGCCCCGGGGCAGGAGTTCATTCTGAAAAGGATAAAAAGAAGAGGCGTCAAAGCCTGA